A section of the Solitalea canadensis DSM 3403 genome encodes:
- a CDS encoding eCIS core domain-containing protein — protein MQTHVTGITEKIGNTVNSNQQKNKPFFAPVIVQPKLTIGPVDDPYEREADSVAEKVMRTPEQDVLQAKPSPIVIQKKCAACEEEELNRKEDEAPAVADELSAIKDIPVQRKCAHCEEEERNLQMKGADGAKGGLGALSIVNQVINSQGEPLHAATRSFMESRFGYDFSNVQIHNDLLAHQSSTAINAKAYTHANHVVFGSGQFQPDTNAGKQLLAHELTHVVQQRAGQQQAVQRRIGDGHDLNAARFKGNIVLEALYDNEQLLRKGDKGPAVKILQQALIDSGMTLPVYGVDGKFGAETENAVKTFQRASGLSGIDRDGVVGPTTMGWLDQRFTNSPTPAGTSRGATTGCPAFKTIKVDFVSFRGSTRNPGADLDYANTVFNQCCVKFEMGKGFSLSNAESDIILKGNTELNVANSCAALSAEESSLVAKLSPRVSSRFKVFYVDTISTGDRAMSFPPYCATGLAASRLNFSFVSNSAMPRSLAHEFGHILLNSPGHAPGVTTKLMHPTNAATAEDLDATDCATVFANA, from the coding sequence ATGCAAACTCACGTAACAGGGATAACGGAAAAGATTGGAAATACAGTCAATAGTAATCAGCAAAAAAACAAGCCGTTTTTTGCCCCTGTAATCGTACAACCCAAATTAACGATTGGTCCTGTTGATGATCCTTATGAACGTGAAGCAGATTCAGTGGCCGAAAAAGTGATGCGCACGCCTGAGCAGGATGTTTTGCAAGCTAAACCATCACCTATTGTTATCCAAAAAAAATGCGCCGCTTGTGAAGAAGAAGAATTGAACCGCAAGGAAGATGAAGCCCCTGCAGTTGCTGACGAATTATCTGCCATTAAGGATATTCCCGTGCAGCGGAAATGTGCCCACTGTGAAGAAGAGGAACGAAACCTACAAATGAAAGGTGCCGATGGTGCTAAAGGAGGTTTAGGAGCTCTTTCCATTGTCAACCAGGTAATCAATTCGCAAGGAGAACCATTGCATGCAGCTACTCGATCATTTATGGAATCAAGGTTTGGTTATGATTTCAGTAATGTTCAAATTCATAATGATTTATTAGCCCATCAATCTTCAACGGCAATAAATGCAAAGGCATATACGCATGCCAATCATGTAGTGTTTGGTTCGGGTCAATTCCAACCTGATACAAATGCAGGAAAACAATTGCTTGCACATGAGTTAACCCATGTGGTGCAACAGAGAGCCGGTCAACAACAAGCTGTTCAACGGAGAATAGGCGACGGCCATGATTTGAACGCTGCACGATTTAAAGGGAACATAGTTTTAGAAGCCTTATATGACAACGAACAACTGTTACGTAAAGGCGATAAAGGACCTGCGGTAAAAATTTTACAACAAGCGCTGATCGATTCAGGAATGACTTTACCTGTTTACGGTGTCGACGGTAAATTTGGTGCGGAAACAGAAAATGCTGTAAAGACATTTCAGCGGGCTTCAGGGTTAAGTGGCATAGACCGGGATGGAGTTGTTGGGCCTACAACCATGGGCTGGCTTGATCAGCGTTTTACCAATTCACCAACTCCCGCGGGAACATCAAGAGGAGCAACCACTGGATGTCCGGCATTTAAAACCATCAAAGTTGATTTTGTATCATTCAGGGGTTCGACTCGTAATCCGGGGGCTGATTTGGATTATGCAAATACAGTTTTTAATCAATGTTGTGTAAAATTTGAAATGGGCAAAGGGTTCTCATTAAGCAATGCAGAATCTGATATAATACTGAAGGGCAATACGGAGTTAAATGTAGCCAATTCATGTGCGGCACTTTCTGCTGAAGAATCAAGCCTTGTTGCAAAATTATCTCCACGGGTCAGTTCACGCTTCAAGGTTTTTTATGTCGATACAATAAGTACTGGAGATAGGGCAATGAGTTTTCCTCCGTATTGTGCAACCGGATTAGCTGCTAGCCGTTTAAATTTTTCATTTGTGAGCAATTCGGCTATGCCTCGATCTCTTGCACATGAATTTGGACATATACTGCTTAATAGTCCCGGTCATGCTCCGGGAGTAACGACAAAATTGATGCATCCAACTAATGCAGCTACAGCTGAAGATTTGGATGCAACAGATTGCGCTACTGTATTTGCAAATGCTTAG
- a CDS encoding contractile injection system tape measure protein, whose product MKAGAHIIQRQSIDIQFENMENDNGLQNRLADLFYDRLEPGMEQLLDELFGEKYYASVEKLEIECEVLNEKDWEEGLAEQIIQKLREKLSPVNKREIKDAKVEELTAPEIFLFFLENGSFPWNNRVNSINELEQLISVNNELLAKLTEKIKEYPKIAERLALQFSEKFTSTVITELTKERQWERSELNSRISKLDSTLNRQAVDGAILKMLASDHHDNPTEQLLEKLVDKALAKNKAIDEKIDKTIDKNINKKEDNNCYITNAGLILLHPFLSILFEQLKLIHENEWIDELAQTKAVLVLDYLVTGNEKAAEFNLMLNKILCGFAINNIIRTDVALDHEAKNECETLLKNVIVHWSALKNTGIDALRETFLQRNGKLSPVDNGWLLTVEQKSTDILLGYLPWGFGVIRLPWMKEIVHTDWC is encoded by the coding sequence ATGAAAGCAGGAGCCCATATCATCCAACGTCAGTCCATAGATATTCAGTTTGAAAACATGGAAAACGATAATGGATTGCAAAACCGACTGGCTGATCTGTTTTATGATCGGTTGGAGCCTGGTATGGAGCAATTACTTGATGAACTGTTTGGTGAAAAATATTACGCTTCTGTTGAGAAACTGGAGATTGAATGCGAAGTTTTGAACGAAAAAGATTGGGAAGAGGGCCTTGCAGAGCAGATCATTCAAAAGCTAAGGGAAAAACTTAGTCCTGTAAATAAAAGAGAAATCAAGGATGCAAAGGTTGAAGAATTAACGGCTCCCGAAATCTTCCTCTTTTTTCTTGAAAACGGTTCCTTTCCCTGGAATAATCGGGTTAATTCAATTAATGAATTGGAACAATTGATAAGTGTAAATAATGAACTTTTAGCCAAGTTAACAGAAAAAATAAAGGAGTATCCAAAAATTGCGGAACGCCTGGCTTTGCAGTTTTCGGAAAAGTTTACGTCAACGGTTATTACTGAATTAACTAAAGAAAGACAATGGGAGAGAAGTGAGCTTAATTCACGGATTTCAAAACTGGATTCAACATTAAATAGGCAGGCTGTTGATGGGGCAATTTTAAAGATGCTGGCTTCTGATCACCATGATAATCCAACCGAACAGCTACTCGAAAAACTGGTGGACAAAGCCCTGGCAAAAAATAAAGCCATTGATGAGAAAATTGATAAAACCATTGATAAGAACATTAATAAGAAAGAAGATAATAATTGCTACATCACTAATGCTGGGTTAATTCTGCTGCATCCTTTCTTGTCAATTTTATTTGAGCAGTTAAAACTTATCCATGAAAATGAATGGATTGACGAGTTAGCGCAAACTAAAGCGGTGTTGGTACTGGATTATTTGGTAACAGGCAATGAAAAAGCAGCGGAGTTTAACCTGATGCTCAACAAAATTCTCTGCGGCTTTGCTATCAATAATATTATCAGAACTGATGTAGCACTTGATCATGAAGCAAAAAATGAGTGTGAAACGCTTTTGAAAAATGTAATCGTTCATTGGAGTGCTTTAAAAAATACCGGGATTGATGCATTAAGAGAAACCTTTTTACAGCGTAACGGAAAGTTAAGTCCTGTTGACAATGGCTGGCTGTTAACTGTAGAGCAAAAATCAACCGATATTTTACTGGGTTATTTACCTTGGGGTTTTGGAGTAATCAGGTTACCGTGGATGAAAGAAATTGTACATACCGACTGGTGTTAA
- a CDS encoding eCIS core domain-containing protein: MQTCITAISAKSGIKLINSSKQKKPFFAPVILQPKLTIGPVDDPYEHEADATAEKVMSMSDNREVAAKPAPLVVQKKCAACEEEELNRKEDNEESEPLEPNPIKDIPLQRKCTHCHEEDRKVQMKGIEGVKAGMAVPSVVNEVINSKGVPLDAITRAFMEPRFGYDFGNVRLHNDSIAHQSSAGINALAYTHGNHIVFAAGKYQPNTVSGKRLLAHELTHVLQQNPSIQTHQISHNTDLGTIQRKETPGTETDIFSGDKSSKCPKVPTNEGFIFPDPPCPIGTHIGSKAMKRFNFCADSSTLIDPNQLNDLDKILETNFKSSRFLIHGYASLEGNKDYNFVLACRRANTILEALSATMRRNSMDKSKTEQDAEISRRIETASQGPTKEFGNTPEANRIAILYLQEPLGEAPDEPACKDAPKNIGDVKPDIDCDQPTMVLEGTEASLQRRFFFFCTGSDVFLGETAKNVKTFAHKQAASASFTIHGFASEEGTKDTNKRLSCHRALRVARELMNAGVLSEQIKEVSGIGATDKFAKGNNETAFSQNRVVVIHVDEGRINPLNDKPKEAKTAEQKAALIKEAAKILLSGQYNLGADAYLSFWTCGTTQTVRQAVTRLHIQSPLGDKDELLTVDADGVEEGIGVNTVRLSNTSLRADNPLECIMGRLIDMAFHHAVINNDVLTSNKNLLEDDNSQTISRLRKDKKMRHEVGLHLVFLAGFSACLGTQASAGKSPSGKSTGVSEPIEDDPLQLMEPPLCAAVPQPSRLLSPPKGAKKREKTVFKPQNTDFGLEQKGAHESIRIAPKKSTGPALNQNLTIKTAEASPVIKPSSTVSLVGNENVFNDYEIGFMQSILDDLTIAQYITGHEVVQKLPVPTRAAEIKGNPQVPLPWMSMNAMQRPDPEGQVKLNSTWQMDSNFALTLGFFNDNPIVNANFLDTLQHHTKIAIWLVARRLGGPLDRFTVIPMEGKVYEIAQNIKVDFKRKRGNLDLPENDPLNQGEVENVLIDGVFRTIETSDAAADFRLARFGTPTAGNIDLNRQFVSMVGPGKAPSGGEGMDLPEYMALIKQIVDTLKVFTEEEIANNQAGKDMPRLGYVFDTLTITVRINPNTGRMLPYSEIDNERENRSVLIDSPGIGKNGLNGLSKALGLRLEKLDQQNQAKKVILNTEAIKKLSSDQNGTFLRFTLPPLIAAKDEKRLIEEPGVKEQMALLWACTELLLSDDDPFNKGGLEPREFALVYWKDRDHTLHRDPEDAVYMGKPLNMATGVIETNIPCGAIRASGMIVGNVHTHPFDDKDAPKPSPKDQANARSGHCGRQFYIISQRFVFEYFSDDNEPKKIGTRESVLPKGVRCDTKAKELP; the protein is encoded by the coding sequence ATGCAAACTTGCATAACAGCGATATCAGCGAAATCTGGCATTAAACTAATCAACAGTAGTAAGCAAAAAAAGCCATTCTTTGCTCCCGTAATTTTACAGCCTAAATTGACAATTGGACCTGTAGATGACCCTTATGAACATGAAGCAGATGCAACCGCCGAAAAAGTGATGAGTATGTCTGATAACAGGGAGGTAGCAGCAAAACCAGCTCCTCTTGTTGTTCAAAAGAAATGTGCTGCGTGTGAAGAAGAAGAATTGAATCGAAAAGAAGATAACGAAGAATCAGAGCCTCTTGAGCCAAATCCTATAAAAGATATTCCTTTACAAAGAAAATGTACCCACTGTCATGAGGAAGATAGAAAAGTACAAATGAAAGGAATAGAGGGTGTAAAAGCGGGAATGGCTGTCCCTTCAGTTGTAAATGAAGTGATTAACTCAAAAGGCGTCCCATTGGATGCCATAACAAGAGCATTTATGGAACCGAGGTTTGGATATGATTTCGGGAATGTTCGACTCCATAATGATTCAATTGCTCACCAATCGTCCGCCGGCATCAATGCATTAGCTTATACACATGGAAATCATATCGTATTTGCTGCAGGTAAGTATCAGCCGAATACTGTTTCAGGCAAGAGATTATTGGCACATGAATTAACCCATGTGTTGCAGCAAAACCCATCAATACAGACTCATCAAATTTCACACAATACGGATTTAGGCACTATTCAACGTAAAGAAACACCTGGTACAGAAACAGATATTTTCTCAGGTGATAAAAGTTCAAAGTGCCCTAAAGTTCCCACTAATGAAGGGTTTATATTTCCTGATCCGCCTTGTCCAATAGGTACACATATCGGCTCAAAAGCGATGAAACGTTTTAATTTTTGTGCCGATTCAAGCACGCTTATTGACCCCAATCAGTTAAATGATCTCGATAAAATTTTGGAGACCAATTTCAAATCGAGTCGTTTTCTGATTCATGGTTATGCAAGTTTAGAGGGGAATAAGGATTATAATTTTGTTTTGGCGTGTCGCAGAGCTAACACCATTTTGGAGGCTCTTTCAGCTACAATGCGACGAAACAGCATGGACAAATCTAAAACAGAACAAGATGCTGAAATAAGCCGACGAATTGAAACCGCATCACAAGGTCCGACTAAAGAATTTGGAAATACACCGGAAGCAAATCGTATTGCAATTTTGTATCTCCAGGAACCACTTGGGGAAGCCCCCGATGAGCCTGCCTGTAAAGATGCGCCTAAAAACATAGGCGATGTGAAGCCTGATATTGACTGCGATCAACCTACTATGGTGCTCGAGGGTACTGAGGCAAGTTTGCAACGGCGATTTTTCTTCTTCTGTACGGGTTCTGATGTTTTTTTAGGCGAAACCGCTAAAAATGTTAAAACATTTGCGCATAAACAAGCTGCCAGTGCCTCATTTACAATCCATGGATTTGCCAGTGAAGAGGGAACTAAGGATACGAATAAACGACTTTCATGCCACCGGGCCTTACGAGTTGCGCGGGAATTGATGAATGCCGGAGTTTTGTCAGAGCAAATCAAGGAAGTGAGTGGCATTGGGGCTACAGATAAATTTGCCAAAGGAAATAATGAAACTGCCTTCTCTCAAAATAGAGTGGTGGTTATACACGTTGATGAAGGTCGTATAAATCCTTTAAATGATAAACCTAAGGAAGCAAAAACAGCTGAACAAAAGGCCGCGCTGATAAAGGAAGCGGCTAAAATTCTCTTATCGGGACAATATAATCTGGGTGCTGATGCTTATTTATCTTTCTGGACTTGTGGAACCACTCAAACTGTTCGACAGGCTGTTACGCGTTTACATATTCAATCTCCGTTGGGCGATAAAGATGAATTATTGACAGTCGATGCTGATGGAGTAGAGGAAGGAATTGGCGTAAATACCGTACGATTATCAAATACATCATTGCGTGCAGATAATCCACTGGAATGCATTATGGGCCGTTTAATAGATATGGCATTTCATCATGCGGTAATTAATAATGATGTGCTTACATCCAATAAAAACTTATTGGAAGATGATAATTCGCAAACGATTTCCCGATTAAGAAAAGATAAAAAAATGCGTCATGAGGTAGGACTTCACCTGGTATTTTTAGCAGGATTTTCAGCCTGTCTGGGTACTCAAGCCAGTGCCGGAAAATCACCAAGTGGTAAATCAACAGGCGTATCAGAGCCAATTGAAGATGACCCACTTCAATTGATGGAGCCTCCTTTATGTGCAGCAGTTCCACAACCCAGCCGATTATTAAGTCCGCCTAAAGGTGCCAAAAAACGTGAAAAAACAGTGTTTAAGCCTCAAAATACAGATTTTGGCCTGGAACAGAAGGGTGCACATGAATCGATCAGGATTGCTCCGAAAAAAAGCACAGGTCCTGCCTTAAATCAAAATCTGACAATTAAAACAGCAGAAGCATCACCCGTTATTAAGCCATCATCCACTGTTTCATTAGTGGGTAATGAAAATGTATTTAATGATTATGAAATTGGGTTTATGCAATCGATACTTGATGATCTCACCATTGCCCAATACATAACTGGTCATGAAGTAGTTCAAAAGCTCCCTGTGCCCACAAGAGCAGCAGAAATAAAGGGAAATCCACAGGTACCATTACCATGGATGTCGATGAATGCCATGCAAAGACCTGACCCCGAAGGACAGGTAAAATTAAACAGCACCTGGCAAATGGATTCCAACTTTGCTTTAACGCTTGGTTTCTTTAACGATAATCCAATTGTTAATGCCAATTTCTTAGACACACTTCAACATCATACGAAGATAGCCATCTGGTTAGTAGCACGCCGGCTTGGAGGGCCATTAGATCGGTTCACTGTTATTCCGATGGAAGGTAAAGTATATGAAATCGCTCAAAATATTAAGGTCGATTTTAAACGTAAAAGAGGAAACTTGGATCTACCAGAAAATGATCCTTTAAATCAGGGTGAGGTTGAAAATGTTTTAATTGATGGTGTATTTAGAACCATAGAAACATCGGATGCAGCTGCAGACTTCCGATTGGCCAGATTTGGGACCCCAACCGCAGGAAATATAGATTTGAACCGACAGTTTGTTTCAATGGTAGGTCCTGGAAAAGCGCCTTCTGGAGGTGAAGGAATGGACTTGCCTGAATATATGGCGTTAATAAAACAAATTGTTGATACCCTTAAGGTTTTCACCGAGGAAGAAATCGCCAATAATCAGGCAGGTAAAGACATGCCTCGTTTGGGTTATGTTTTTGATACGCTTACCATAACGGTAAGAATAAACCCCAATACAGGACGAATGTTGCCTTATTCGGAGATCGACAATGAACGAGAAAACAGATCGGTATTAATTGATAGTCCGGGTATTGGAAAAAATGGATTGAATGGTTTGTCAAAAGCGCTTGGACTTCGACTTGAAAAACTTGATCAGCAAAATCAGGCTAAAAAAGTGATACTGAATACAGAAGCTATAAAAAAATTATCAAGCGATCAGAATGGAACTTTCCTGAGATTTACCTTACCTCCATTAATAGCTGCCAAAGACGAAAAGAGACTTATTGAAGAGCCAGGAGTAAAGGAACAAATGGCTTTGCTATGGGCATGTACTGAGTTGCTTTTATCTGACGATGATCCATTCAACAAAGGCGGACTTGAACCTAGGGAGTTTGCTCTTGTTTACTGGAAGGACCGTGATCATACATTGCATCGCGATCCGGAGGATGCTGTTTATATGGGTAAACCATTGAATATGGCTACCGGAGTTATAGAAACCAATATTCCATGTGGAGCTATCAGAGCTTCAGGTATGATAGTGGGAAATGTTCATACACATCCTTTCGATGATAAAGATGCGCCTAAACCTAGTCCTAAAGATCAGGCAAATGCACGTAGTGGACATTGTGGTCGACAGTTTTACATCATTTCGCAACGGTTTGTCTTTGAGTATTTTTCGGATGATAACGAACCGAAAAAAATTGGAACCAGAGAGTCGGTGCTTCCAAAAGGAGTGCGATGCGATACCAAAGCAAAAGAACTTCCGTAG